Within Lusitaniella coriacea LEGE 07157, the genomic segment TCGCGTGGGCAATCTTTGGAAGCAATTGCGTTTGATTGTCGTCCACTCCACCGAGGTGTATCCCAATCTGGACACCAATCACTCGCCCTTTAACGTCGGTTCCGCGATTGAACTTCCAGAGTTTACCCCAGAACAAATCGAACGGGTCGCACAACACTATCAAATCGACCCAGAAACCCAATTAGGAGCGCAAGGCTTATCCCCCCTCATCGAGCGGGTTGGCGGGCATCCCCACCTCATACAGCAGGCGTTGGAGCGCTTGCACCAACAACCCATTACCCTCGCGCAACTCCTGGAAACCGCACCCACCGAACAGGGTTTGTACGCCAATTATTTGCGATCGCACCTATGGACATTGCAACACAATCCAAAGCTGGAAACCGCCTATCGCCAAGCGGTTAACTCCCCCGAACCCATCCTCTTCGATTCTGAGGTTGCGTTTAAATTGCGCAGCATGGGGTTAGTGAGATTTCAAGGGAATGATTGCGTTCCCAGTTGCGAGTTGTATCGACAGTATTTTTCCGCGCGTTTGGGAGCATAAACCATGACTTCTGAATACATCTTTTCCGGAAGTTTGCCCGAAAATGCCAGCACCTACGTCACGCGACAAGCCGATACAGACTTGTACGACGCGCTGAACGCGGGAGCATTTTGCTACGTCCTTAACTCCAGACAAACCGGGAAATCCAGCCTGCGGGTGCGAACGATGCGCCGCCTGCGAGAGGAAGGAATTGCCTGCGCCGCGATCGATCTCTCCTTCGGGGGGACGCAGTACGTGATGATGGAACAGTGGTATGTGGATATGCTCGATACCCTGGTGGAAAGTTTGGGGTTGGATGTGGATTTGGAGAACTGGTGGGAAGAACGGGAGTTGCTGTCCCCGTTGCGACGATTTCGGCGGTTTATTGAAGAGATTTTGCTCGTTGAAATAGCGGGAAAGATCGTCATTTTTATCGACGAGATCGATAGTATTCTCAGCTTGAACTTTCCCACCGATGACTTTTTTGCCTTCATTCGCGCCTGCTATCAAGAACGGGTAAACAATCCCGAATTCCACCGCCTCACATTTTGTTTATTGGGGGTTGCCACGCCCACCAATCTCATACAGGATAAGAAACGTACGCCTTTTAATATTGGTCGCGCGATCGCGCTCAAAGGATTTCAACCCCACGAAGTTCAACCCCTCATTAAAGGATTGCAAGGAAAAGTCGAGCATCCAGAGCGAGTATTAGAAGCAGTTCTAGCGTGGACGGGAGGACAGCCATTTTTGACACAAAAAGTGTGTCATTTGTTAGCCAGTAGCGATCTCCCCTTACGCGGGAACGAGTCTGAATGGGTTACAGAATTAGTACAGCAACACGTTATCGAGAATTGGGAAGCGCAAGACGAACCGGAGCATTTACGAACCATTCGCGACAGAATTCTCAGCGACGAACAACGTGCAGGACGATTGTTGGGTTTGTATCAGGAGATTTTGCAAGCGCGCGAATTGAACTCCGAAGGAATCTCCGCAGATGACACATTAGAACAAATGGAGTTGCGTTTAACGGGATTAGTTATCCAACAAAATGGAAGACTCAAACCCTATAACCCCATTTACGCACAGGTCTTTAATGGGAATTGGGTAGAGGAAGCATTAGCAACTTTGCGTCCCTACGCTGAATCAATTGACGCTTGGATTACTTCTGGACATCAAGATGAATCATGGCTATTGCGAGGTGAAGCACTTCAAGATGCTTTAACGTGGGCAAACGATCGGAAATTGGCAGATGAAGATTATCAGTTTTTAGCTGCAAGTCAAGAGTTAATTACTCAAGAAACCTATCAAGCCTTAGAAGCCGAAAGAGAAGCCAAACAAATTTTAGAGCAGGCAAATCAGGAAGCCAAGCAAAAGATTCAGAAAGCAAACCGCAGAGCAGGAATTGGCTTGGTTATCCTAGTAATTTCTTTAATTGCCGCGATCGCGTCTACTATTTCGGCATTAACAGCGAAACAGTCGGAAGTAACAGCTAAACAAGAAGCATTGA encodes:
- a CDS encoding AAA-like domain-containing protein, which codes for MERPLVLALDNFDRLFEYPLICNDFCHLLRGWYETAKQGDRVGNLWKQLRLIVVHSTEVYPNLDTNHSPFNVGSAIELPEFTPEQIERVAQHYQIDPETQLGAQGLSPLIERVGGHPHLIQQALERLHQQPITLAQLLETAPTEQGLYANYLRSHLWTLQHNPKLETAYRQAVNSPEPILFDSEVAFKLRSMGLVRFQGNDCVPSCELYRQYFSARLGA